One Owenweeksia hongkongensis DSM 17368 genomic region harbors:
- a CDS encoding DUF4271 domain-containing protein, translating into MEQVLPLHHTDWLLWLSLGVFSLLLAARLYNPIRFKAFCILPFHANRSELEGSFRPVVGRGLFDVSLGLSSFAILGLAVFLILHPYHHELPVLGEWRMYLRLIMILLLFFVFKNFMGLLVGWVFNKTDFIASAQNVSFAYRAWLGVVLFPVCIAMVYGGEAYQVLYYLLLIVLCGGYYFSVQFFTIRIWRIDAFLYYKIFYLCALEITPLIFLVSWLQSLYR; encoded by the coding sequence ATGGAACAGGTTCTTCCTTTACATCATACGGATTGGTTACTGTGGCTGTCATTAGGTGTTTTTAGCCTATTGTTGGCGGCCAGGTTGTATAATCCTATTCGTTTCAAGGCCTTTTGTATACTTCCTTTTCATGCCAATAGATCCGAGCTAGAAGGTAGTTTTCGCCCTGTAGTAGGTCGTGGACTTTTTGATGTAAGCCTGGGCTTAAGTTCCTTCGCTATTTTAGGCCTTGCCGTGTTTTTGATTCTGCATCCATACCACCATGAACTTCCAGTACTGGGAGAGTGGCGAATGTACCTTCGGTTAATAATGATTCTGCTGTTGTTCTTTGTTTTTAAGAATTTCATGGGGCTTTTAGTAGGGTGGGTGTTCAATAAAACTGACTTTATAGCCAGCGCTCAAAATGTGTCTTTTGCATATAGAGCTTGGCTGGGGGTGGTACTGTTCCCAGTATGCATTGCCATGGTGTATGGAGGTGAAGCTTATCAGGTGCTCTATTATCTGCTCCTCATAGTGTTATGTGGAGGTTATTATTTCTCGGTTCAGTTTTTCACAATTAGGATTTGGCGTATAGATGCTTTCTTGTACTATAAAATTTTCTACCTTTGCGCGCTGGAAATCACTCCCTTGATCTTTCTTGTGAGTTGGCTTCAAAGCCTTTACAGATAA
- a CDS encoding uroporphyrinogen-III synthase — translation MKVKTILVSQPEPQTENSPYFDLAEKNKVKVDFIPFIHVEGVDSAEVRKQKINVQSYGAVILTSRNAVDHYFRICEEMRFTVPNEMKYFCTSEAIAYYLQKYVVYRKRKIYFGNNTFKDLVPLMKKHKDEKFLLPSSDTLKAEIPKLLKEAKIDYTRAIMYNTVASDLSHLADVYYDILVFFSPSGIKSLMENFPDFKQNDTKIAAFGSSTHKAVKDAGLRLDIKVPTPKAPSMTMALEAHIKSVNKK, via the coding sequence TTGAAGGTAAAAACCATTTTAGTTTCTCAGCCTGAGCCTCAGACGGAGAATTCACCATACTTTGATTTAGCAGAAAAGAATAAAGTGAAGGTTGACTTCATTCCTTTTATTCATGTGGAGGGTGTAGACTCAGCGGAGGTGAGAAAGCAGAAAATTAATGTACAGAGCTATGGAGCGGTAATTCTTACCAGTCGTAACGCTGTAGATCATTATTTTAGAATTTGTGAAGAAATGCGTTTCACAGTGCCAAATGAGATGAAGTACTTCTGTACCTCTGAGGCGATTGCATATTACCTTCAGAAATATGTAGTGTATCGTAAGCGTAAAATTTATTTTGGTAATAATACCTTTAAAGATCTTGTGCCTCTTATGAAAAAGCACAAGGATGAAAAGTTCCTTTTGCCATCTTCCGATACTTTAAAGGCTGAGATTCCTAAACTTTTGAAGGAAGCTAAGATTGATTACACTCGTGCAATTATGTACAACACTGTTGCAAGTGATTTATCTCATTTGGCAGATGTATATTATGATATACTTGTTTTCTTTAGCCCAAGTGGAATAAAGTCTTTGATGGAAAACTTCCCTGACTTTAAGCAAAATGATACTAAGATTGCGGCTTTTGGATCCAGCACACATAAGGCTGTGAAAGATGCTGGTTTGAGGCTGGATATAAAAGTACCTACTCCTAAAGCACCTAGTATGACTATGGCTTTGGAGGCACATATTAAGAGCGTAAATAAGAAGTAG
- a CDS encoding mechanosensitive ion channel family protein, which produces MEDFQTYWEQVSGLVIEYGASLLLAILVLIIGLWLIKKIVKTVSRTMEKRNVDASLRPFLASIIKALLTIMLVITVASMVGVEMTSFVAVLGAAGLAVGLALQGSLANFAGGVLILLLKPFKVGDFIEANGFSGTVREIQIFYTYITTTQNQEVVIPNGDLSNNAVKNYSFHDTRRIDMTFGIGYEDDIDQAKKILREIVESDSRILQDKGVDIFLEELADSSVNFHVRAWAKSSDFWDIYNNMNEKVKKAFDAAGVSIPFPQRDVHLFQENKA; this is translated from the coding sequence ATGGAAGATTTTCAAACCTACTGGGAGCAAGTTTCAGGATTAGTAATTGAGTACGGAGCAAGTCTATTGTTGGCCATTCTGGTCTTAATAATTGGCCTTTGGCTCATCAAAAAAATTGTAAAAACGGTATCGCGCACAATGGAGAAGCGCAATGTGGATGCATCGCTTCGTCCCTTTTTAGCCTCCATAATAAAAGCATTGCTCACCATTATGCTAGTAATTACTGTTGCAAGTATGGTTGGTGTAGAAATGACTTCCTTCGTTGCAGTACTTGGTGCCGCTGGTTTGGCAGTAGGTTTGGCACTGCAAGGTAGCTTGGCGAATTTTGCTGGAGGAGTTCTTATTCTTTTGTTAAAGCCATTTAAAGTAGGTGACTTTATTGAAGCTAATGGTTTCTCAGGAACTGTTCGAGAAATTCAAATTTTCTACACCTACATTACGACCACTCAAAATCAGGAAGTAGTAATACCTAACGGAGACTTGTCCAACAATGCCGTGAAAAACTATTCTTTCCATGACACACGTAGAATTGACATGACTTTTGGTATTGGCTATGAAGACGACATCGATCAAGCGAAGAAAATTTTGCGAGAAATTGTAGAGAGCGACTCTCGCATATTGCAGGATAAAGGTGTTGACATTTTCTTAGAAGAATTGGCCGATAGCAGCGTAAACTTCCACGTAAGAGCTTGGGCCAAGAGTTCTGACTTCTGGGATATTTACAACAATATGAATGAAAAAGTGAAAAAAGCATTTGATGCGGCTGGAGTTAGTATTCCATTCCCACAACGCGATGTGCACCTTTTTCAAGAAAATAAAGCATAA
- a CDS encoding O-antigen ligase family protein translates to MFINTDLTAVLNGVQNKLSFILLPFILTVFQPLLTRSFFRKLIAAFFYSSVLICVVFLILSTINLFENYNQLAEHNRIEELRAFNHYYASFLTHGYMHRSYFGLLIGAALFSSPFVAPIHSAKRFFFYLAIVLLLGVLFLLQSRMILIAFVFCAFLYLVLKIIQSRSITWAIYLGLGILSLGVLAFFFKDSPYNRFNKVAVEDYELSGDSNDFTGSTIRFAIWENSLELIKEHPVVGVGYGDLRKKRLEVYRENGFKIGHSQKFNSHNQLLETQLVAGIPGTFFLLAMFGVVVWIAIKRKDTHLFILTTFIFLSMLTEAMFERQLAITFWCTYILALAMGEKVAFKKEEPAFSKLS, encoded by the coding sequence TTGTTCATTAACACGGACCTTACTGCTGTATTGAATGGTGTTCAAAATAAGCTCAGCTTCATTTTATTACCATTCATCCTAACGGTTTTCCAGCCCCTACTTACCAGAAGTTTTTTTAGGAAACTAATAGCGGCCTTTTTCTATAGTTCCGTCTTGATTTGCGTGGTGTTCCTGATTCTTTCTACCATCAATCTATTTGAAAACTACAATCAACTAGCAGAGCATAACCGAATTGAGGAGTTACGTGCATTTAATCATTATTACGCTTCTTTTCTTACTCACGGGTATATGCATCGCAGTTATTTTGGACTTCTTATTGGAGCTGCCTTATTCTCTAGTCCTTTTGTGGCACCCATTCATTCGGCCAAGCGTTTCTTCTTTTATTTAGCTATTGTGCTGCTTTTAGGGGTTCTCTTTCTATTACAATCCCGCATGATACTAATCGCATTTGTATTTTGTGCCTTTCTTTACTTAGTCTTAAAAATCATACAATCAAGATCTATTACTTGGGCCATCTATTTAGGTTTGGGAATCCTTTCTTTAGGTGTATTAGCTTTCTTTTTTAAGGATTCACCGTATAACAGATTTAATAAAGTTGCGGTGGAAGATTACGAGCTATCAGGTGACTCGAATGACTTTACAGGAAGCACCATTCGCTTTGCTATTTGGGAAAATAGCTTAGAACTAATCAAAGAACACCCTGTAGTTGGGGTAGGTTATGGAGATCTAAGAAAAAAGAGGCTAGAAGTATATCGTGAAAATGGTTTTAAAATTGGCCATAGCCAAAAGTTTAACAGTCATAATCAACTGCTGGAAACTCAGCTAGTAGCCGGAATTCCGGGAACGTTTTTTCTTTTGGCTATGTTTGGAGTAGTCGTTTGGATCGCCATTAAAAGAAAAGACACACACCTGTTTATCCTTACTACTTTTATATTTCTCAGTATGCTCACCGAGGCCATGTTTGAGCGACAATTGGCTATTACCTTTTGGTGCACTTATATTTTGGCCTTAGCCATGGGCGAAAAAGTAGCTTTCAAAAAAGAAGAGCCTGCATTTAGCAAGCTCTCTTAA
- the rlmN gene encoding 23S rRNA (adenine(2503)-C(2))-methyltransferase RlmN gives MEQKRDIRALTRDQLKEYFESIGEPAFRATQVFEWLWKKGAKSFEDMTNLSLTLREKMQQEFVINHIRVDEMQRSNDGTIKNAVRLYDGKVVESVLIPTDKRITACVSSQVGCSLDCHFCATGQLKRMRNLNADEIYDQVVAVMNEAENFFDRPLTNIVFMGMGEPLMNYKNVLDAIEKITSPEGLNMAPRRITVSTVGLAKMIKKLADDEVKFNLALSLHSARDVVRDTIMPINLKNPVADLAEALKYWYQKTKKRVTYEYVVWKGVNDQPEDIAALVKFCNHIPCKVNLIEYNPTDDERFVKASEEVYNQYVNELEKAGIVAKIRRSRGKDIDAACGQLANKNELTTVSE, from the coding sequence ATGGAACAGAAGCGCGACATACGAGCCCTTACCCGAGATCAGTTGAAAGAATATTTTGAGAGCATTGGCGAACCTGCCTTTAGAGCTACTCAGGTATTTGAATGGCTATGGAAAAAAGGTGCAAAATCCTTTGAGGATATGACAAACCTCAGCCTTACCCTTCGCGAGAAAATGCAGCAGGAGTTTGTAATAAACCATATACGTGTGGATGAAATGCAGCGCAGCAATGATGGCACTATCAAAAATGCCGTGCGCTTGTATGATGGCAAAGTGGTGGAGTCTGTGCTTATTCCTACCGACAAAAGAATTACGGCTTGTGTTTCTTCACAGGTTGGCTGTAGTTTGGATTGTCACTTTTGTGCTACCGGCCAGCTAAAGCGTATGCGCAACCTCAACGCTGATGAAATTTACGATCAAGTGGTGGCCGTGATGAATGAAGCTGAAAACTTCTTTGATCGTCCGCTTACCAATATTGTGTTTATGGGCATGGGCGAGCCGCTCATGAACTATAAAAATGTGCTGGATGCCATTGAGAAAATCACTTCCCCGGAAGGGCTAAACATGGCCCCACGCAGAATTACAGTAAGCACGGTAGGTCTGGCCAAAATGATAAAAAAGCTGGCCGATGATGAAGTAAAATTCAATCTGGCACTTTCTCTGCACTCGGCAAGAGATGTGGTACGTGATACCATAATGCCTATTAACCTCAAAAACCCGGTGGCTGATTTGGCGGAAGCCCTAAAGTACTGGTACCAAAAAACCAAGAAAAGGGTAACTTACGAATATGTGGTATGGAAAGGTGTGAATGACCAGCCAGAGGACATTGCTGCTTTGGTAAAATTCTGTAACCACATTCCCTGCAAAGTAAACCTGATAGAGTACAATCCTACCGATGACGAACGTTTTGTAAAGGCCTCTGAAGAAGTTTACAACCAGTATGTAAATGAACTAGAGAAAGCCGGAATAGTGGCCAAAATAAGACGCAGCCGCGGTAAAGATATTGATGCAGCTTGTGGCCAATTGGCGAATAAGAATGAACTAACTACCGTTTCAGAATAA
- the dnaG gene encoding DNA primase, with product MISNESIDKIFETARIEEVIADFVTLKKAGSSYKGLSPFVNEKTPSFIVSPAKQIYKDFSSGKGGNVVSFLMEHEHYSYPEALKWLAARYNIEVEETGQTDEQKQKRSEKESLYLVNEFANRYFQDQLWKSEEGKNIGLSYFKERGFTEETIKKFQLGYSPNEYEAFTKAAQKEQYSLEFLVKSGVTKESNGRTTDRFRGRVMFPILSHTGRVLGFGGRTLMKDAKIAKYLNSPESEIYHKSKTLYGIFQAKNELSKQDNCLLVEGYTDVISLNQAGVKNVVASSGTSLTKDQIVLIKRYTKNVTILYDGDSAGIKASLRGIDMILEEGLNVQVLLFPDGEDPDSFAKKVSSTELTDYIKEEKQDFLRFKAALLLKEAGSNPLEKSKAARDIVESIAVIPDALQRNAYIQECAHVLQMQERILFTELAQVMKNVAVRQEKEQQREEKANARLQVVENESAPPSAIDITTTAHYEQERSLCWLLLNYGQHLCTFHESEDEDEEDEEAELDQETVAEYIVSELAVDEIVFNNSAFNEILESFTKAFDDHGQILNSDYFVRKEGSEIVNVVVDLVTEKHELHDWQRQKVFVPEKNAFVKNYTIQAVLRYKEKRISDLIRQIQTDLKNADNVAEELVRKIETFNKLNQLRAQIDKELNRVV from the coding sequence ATGATCAGCAACGAATCCATTGATAAAATTTTTGAAACCGCCCGTATTGAGGAGGTTATTGCTGATTTTGTCACCCTCAAAAAAGCAGGAAGTAGTTACAAAGGGCTCAGTCCTTTTGTCAATGAAAAGACACCTTCTTTTATCGTTTCTCCTGCCAAGCAGATTTACAAAGACTTTAGTAGTGGCAAGGGTGGTAATGTGGTAAGCTTCCTCATGGAGCATGAGCACTACTCCTACCCCGAGGCCCTAAAATGGCTTGCTGCCCGCTATAATATTGAGGTAGAAGAAACTGGTCAAACCGATGAGCAGAAACAAAAACGCTCAGAAAAGGAAAGCCTTTATCTGGTAAATGAATTTGCCAACCGCTATTTTCAAGATCAACTATGGAAGAGTGAAGAAGGTAAAAATATTGGACTAAGTTATTTTAAGGAACGTGGTTTTACTGAAGAAACCATCAAGAAGTTTCAGTTGGGTTATAGCCCAAATGAATATGAAGCCTTTACTAAAGCCGCCCAAAAGGAGCAGTATAGTCTTGAGTTTTTAGTAAAATCCGGGGTAACCAAAGAGAGCAATGGACGCACCACAGACCGCTTTCGCGGAAGGGTAATGTTTCCGATTCTGAGCCATACTGGTCGGGTACTAGGTTTTGGCGGACGTACCTTAATGAAGGACGCCAAAATTGCCAAGTACCTCAACAGTCCGGAAAGTGAAATTTACCACAAGAGTAAAACCCTCTACGGTATTTTTCAAGCTAAGAATGAACTTAGCAAGCAAGACAACTGTCTGCTTGTAGAAGGCTACACAGATGTTATTAGCTTAAATCAAGCTGGAGTAAAAAATGTAGTAGCCTCTTCGGGCACATCTCTTACCAAAGACCAAATTGTACTTATAAAGCGCTATACCAAGAATGTGACAATTCTATATGATGGCGATAGCGCAGGTATCAAAGCTTCCTTGCGAGGAATAGACATGATACTTGAGGAAGGTCTAAACGTTCAGGTGCTTTTATTCCCTGATGGTGAAGACCCTGATTCCTTTGCAAAAAAAGTTTCTTCTACAGAGCTTACAGATTATATAAAAGAGGAAAAACAAGATTTCCTTCGATTTAAAGCTGCTCTTCTGCTCAAAGAAGCGGGCAGTAATCCGCTAGAGAAATCTAAAGCCGCCCGTGATATTGTAGAAAGTATTGCTGTAATCCCTGATGCGCTACAGCGAAATGCTTATATACAGGAATGTGCTCACGTGCTCCAAATGCAGGAGCGCATACTTTTTACAGAGCTTGCTCAGGTAATGAAGAATGTGGCTGTACGCCAAGAGAAGGAACAACAACGCGAAGAGAAAGCGAATGCCCGACTTCAAGTTGTAGAAAATGAGAGTGCACCACCATCTGCCATTGATATCACTACAACTGCTCATTATGAGCAAGAGCGTTCGCTTTGTTGGCTTCTGCTAAATTACGGCCAGCATTTATGCACATTCCACGAAAGTGAAGACGAAGATGAAGAAGATGAAGAAGCTGAGCTTGATCAAGAAACAGTAGCTGAATACATAGTGAGTGAACTTGCCGTAGATGAGATTGTATTTAACAATTCAGCTTTTAATGAAATTTTAGAAAGCTTCACCAAGGCTTTTGATGATCATGGACAAATTCTTAATTCGGATTACTTTGTAAGAAAAGAGGGGTCAGAAATTGTAAATGTGGTTGTGGATCTGGTAACCGAAAAGCATGAGCTGCACGACTGGCAGCGTCAAAAAGTTTTTGTACCCGAAAAAAATGCCTTTGTAAAAAACTACACTATTCAGGCAGTTTTGCGCTATAAGGAAAAGCGTATAAGTGACCTAATTCGTCAAATTCAGACGGACTTAAAAAATGCGGATAATGTAGCTGAAGAATTGGTGCGTAAAATTGAAACTTTTAATAAGCTGAATCAACTAAGGGCACAAATCGACAAAGAATTGAATCGAGTAGTATAA
- a CDS encoding acyl-CoA dehydrogenase family protein: MASDLFQSPDYYNLDELLSEEHILVRNATRDWVKKSVSPIIEDYAQRAEFPKQLLNGLAEVGAFGPYIPEEYGGAGLDQISYGLMMQEIERGDSGVRSTCSVQSSLVMYPIYTYGNEEQRKKYLPKLASGKFLGSFGLTEPNFGSNPGGMITNFKDMGDHYLLNGAKMWISNAPFCDVAVVWAKDETGRIHGLIVERGMEGFTTPETHNKWSLRASATGELVFDNVKVPKENLLPNKSGLGAPLGCLDSARYGIAWGALGAAMDCYDTALRYSKERIQFGKPIGGFQLQQKKLAEMITEITKAQLMVWRLGVLKNEKKATSAQISMAKRNSVEIALNICREARQMLGGMGITGEYSIMRHMMNLESVVTYEGTHDIHLLITGMDVTGLNAFK; encoded by the coding sequence ATGGCAAGTGATTTATTTCAATCTCCGGATTATTACAACCTAGACGAGCTTCTAAGTGAGGAACACATATTAGTAAGAAACGCCACTCGTGATTGGGTAAAGAAGAGTGTTTCGCCAATTATTGAGGACTATGCACAACGTGCTGAATTTCCAAAGCAACTCCTTAACGGCTTAGCAGAGGTTGGTGCTTTTGGACCTTACATACCTGAAGAATATGGAGGTGCTGGCCTTGATCAAATCTCCTATGGATTGATGATGCAAGAAATAGAACGTGGAGACTCAGGAGTTCGATCTACTTGCTCGGTACAATCATCGTTGGTGATGTATCCTATTTATACTTACGGAAATGAGGAACAGCGAAAAAAATACCTTCCAAAATTAGCTTCCGGAAAATTTCTTGGAAGCTTTGGACTTACAGAACCTAACTTTGGATCCAACCCTGGAGGAATGATTACCAACTTTAAAGATATGGGCGACCACTATCTTTTGAATGGTGCTAAAATGTGGATTTCCAATGCACCGTTTTGCGATGTTGCTGTAGTTTGGGCTAAGGATGAAACAGGCCGTATTCATGGGTTAATCGTAGAGCGCGGAATGGAAGGTTTTACAACCCCCGAAACTCACAACAAATGGAGCCTTAGAGCAAGCGCTACCGGTGAACTTGTTTTTGACAATGTGAAAGTCCCAAAGGAAAACCTATTACCTAATAAATCTGGGCTTGGCGCACCATTAGGTTGCCTGGATAGCGCTCGCTATGGCATTGCCTGGGGAGCACTTGGTGCAGCTATGGATTGCTATGATACCGCACTGAGATATTCAAAAGAACGCATCCAGTTCGGTAAACCAATTGGTGGATTTCAGCTACAGCAAAAGAAGCTTGCTGAAATGATTACTGAAATCACCAAAGCTCAACTTATGGTTTGGAGACTTGGTGTTCTTAAAAACGAGAAGAAAGCAACCTCGGCTCAAATTTCTATGGCAAAACGAAATAGTGTAGAGATTGCACTAAACATTTGCCGCGAAGCACGCCAAATGCTTGGTGGAATGGGCATCACTGGAGAGTACTCTATTATGCGCCATATGATGAACCTAGAGTCTGTGGTGACTTACGAAGGAACACATGACATTCACCTACTAATTACTGGTATGGATGTAACTGGACTCAATGCATTCAAATAA
- a CDS encoding S41 family peptidase codes for MKKITKLSLASLAGVLLIFSVAFKPDYFEISKQLDIFTNVFKEVSLYYVDETQPGELMTEAMESMLESLDPYTTYIPEERVEDFKIQTTGNYGGIGASIRKRGDEIVLTTPYEGFAADKAGFKAGDRILEVDGKPITGKSTSDVSTALKGAAGTEVTLKVERAGKIITKTFEREDVHVKSVPYYGMLDENVGYIVLTSFTDKASKEVKAALKELKKENELQGLVLDLRGNPGGLLNEAVNITNIFIEKGKEVVDTKGKMEEWEKTYKTLNSPEDLEIPVAVLINRGSASASEIVSGTLQDYDRAVIIGQRSYGKGLVQQTRQLSYGAQLKVTIAKYYTPSGRCIQAINYAERDEEGSVVKIPDSLRTQFTTANGRPVFDGGGIDPDIEMEPEDLSPIIISLYKEMLLFDWVTEYARSHESIAPAKEFELSDAEYASFVKWVEDKDFHYDTETEKALEKLETAAKDEAYFADLQSEIEGLRKRYESRHNNDLEANKAQIKRLLEEEIASRYYYDSGRIANALHSDKEIAKALEVLQDKQTYQGVLTASAKQ; via the coding sequence ATGAAGAAGATCACAAAACTAAGCCTGGCATCTTTAGCGGGTGTCCTATTGATATTTTCAGTAGCCTTTAAACCGGACTACTTCGAGATAAGCAAGCAGCTCGATATTTTCACCAATGTATTTAAGGAAGTTAGCCTTTACTACGTAGACGAAACGCAGCCGGGCGAACTTATGACTGAGGCTATGGAGTCAATGCTAGAATCTCTAGACCCTTACACTACGTACATTCCTGAAGAACGAGTGGAAGATTTTAAAATCCAAACCACAGGTAACTATGGTGGTATTGGAGCTTCCATAAGAAAGCGAGGAGATGAAATTGTACTTACCACACCTTATGAAGGTTTTGCGGCAGATAAGGCTGGCTTTAAAGCAGGTGATAGAATTTTGGAGGTTGATGGAAAACCAATAACAGGAAAATCAACAAGTGATGTAAGCACTGCTTTGAAAGGTGCTGCTGGAACAGAAGTTACCCTAAAAGTAGAACGTGCGGGGAAAATAATTACTAAGACCTTTGAACGTGAGGATGTACATGTGAAGAGCGTACCATACTATGGAATGCTCGATGAGAATGTGGGCTACATTGTGCTTACAAGCTTTACCGATAAGGCAAGTAAAGAAGTGAAGGCTGCATTGAAGGAGTTAAAAAAGGAAAACGAATTACAAGGTTTGGTTTTAGACTTAAGGGGTAACCCAGGAGGGTTGCTGAATGAGGCGGTAAACATCACCAACATTTTCATTGAAAAAGGAAAAGAGGTAGTAGATACCAAAGGGAAAATGGAAGAGTGGGAGAAAACCTATAAAACACTTAACAGCCCCGAGGATTTGGAGATTCCAGTAGCCGTATTGATTAATAGAGGAAGTGCCTCCGCCTCTGAGATTGTATCTGGAACTCTTCAGGATTATGATAGAGCCGTAATTATTGGTCAACGTAGTTATGGTAAAGGCCTGGTGCAGCAAACTCGCCAATTAAGTTATGGTGCACAATTAAAGGTAACTATAGCCAAATATTACACCCCAAGTGGAAGATGTATTCAAGCTATTAATTACGCTGAGCGTGATGAAGAAGGTAGTGTAGTTAAAATTCCGGATTCACTGCGTACGCAGTTTACCACGGCTAATGGTCGCCCTGTGTTTGATGGTGGAGGAATTGATCCTGATATAGAAATGGAGCCGGAAGATTTGAGCCCAATTATTATTTCACTCTATAAAGAAATGCTGCTGTTTGACTGGGTTACTGAGTATGCCCGTTCGCATGAAAGCATTGCTCCCGCAAAGGAATTTGAGCTTAGTGATGCCGAATATGCATCATTTGTAAAATGGGTGGAAGACAAGGATTTTCACTACGATACCGAAACAGAAAAGGCTCTTGAGAAGCTGGAGACTGCAGCAAAGGATGAGGCTTATTTTGCCGATTTACAATCGGAAATTGAAGGGTTGAGAAAGAGATATGAGTCGAGACATAACAATGACTTGGAAGCAAATAAAGCTCAAATAAAGCGATTGCTGGAAGAGGAAATTGCTTCAAGGTATTATTATGATAGTGGAAGAATTGCCAACGCACTTCATTCTGATAAAGAAATAGCCAAAGCGCTGGAAGTACTTCAAGACAAGCAAACCTACCAAGGCGTGCTCACGGCTTCTGCTAAACAATAA
- the rnpA gene encoding ribonuclease P protein component, with amino-acid sequence MKQTLGKAEKLKSRKLIAELFSAGKSVKAYPLVAVYLPLAEAEKNTLMGVSVAKKRIKKAVDRNQVKRRLREAFRLQKAALLEEDGPELAVMIIYLKGEIAPYSEVEKSMKKLLVKLQEAKKAI; translated from the coding sequence ATGAAGCAAACACTCGGTAAAGCTGAAAAACTAAAAAGTCGCAAATTGATTGCGGAGCTATTTAGTGCAGGAAAGTCTGTAAAGGCTTATCCGTTGGTGGCTGTGTATCTTCCTTTAGCTGAAGCTGAGAAGAACACATTAATGGGGGTGTCGGTTGCTAAAAAAAGAATAAAGAAAGCGGTAGACCGAAATCAAGTAAAAAGGAGACTGCGCGAGGCTTTCAGATTACAAAAAGCTGCTTTGCTAGAGGAGGATGGCCCAGAGTTGGCAGTTATGATTATTTACCTTAAGGGCGAAATTGCACCTTATTCTGAGGTGGAGAAAAGCATGAAGAAACTCCTGGTAAAACTACAGGAGGCTAAAAAAGCTATTTGA
- a CDS encoding polyprenyl synthetase family protein, with the protein MSDLNQIKLPIKEEMDAFEPKFRSYMASNVALLDRITYYIIKRKGKQLRPMLVFLTAKMLGETNESTYRGAALIELMHTATLVHDDVVDDSDQRRGFFSLNALWKNKVAVLVGDYLLSKVLLLSVEHEEYQLLKIVSTAVREMSEGELLQIEKARRLDITEDIYFEIIRQKTASLIASCCGTGAASVTKDQETIDKMIAFGEALGIAFQIKDDLFDYETEAKTGKPTGIDIKEQKMTLPLIYALQNSSKKDKRFMINVVKRHNRDRKKVEQVMQMVKTTGGMDYATSRMNEYHKKALDILSEFPEGIAKDSLQKLTYYVISRTK; encoded by the coding sequence ATGAGTGATTTAAACCAAATAAAACTTCCTATAAAGGAGGAGATGGATGCTTTTGAACCCAAGTTTAGAAGCTACATGGCCAGCAACGTTGCCCTGCTGGACCGTATCACTTATTATATCATAAAGCGAAAGGGTAAGCAATTGCGCCCCATGCTCGTTTTCCTTACGGCAAAAATGCTGGGCGAAACCAATGAGAGCACCTATCGTGGAGCTGCGCTTATCGAACTAATGCACACCGCAACTTTGGTTCATGATGATGTGGTGGATGACTCCGACCAACGCAGAGGTTTCTTTTCGCTCAATGCTCTTTGGAAAAATAAGGTTGCTGTTTTGGTTGGCGATTATCTGCTTTCTAAAGTCCTTCTACTTTCTGTAGAACACGAAGAATACCAGCTTTTAAAAATTGTAAGCACGGCTGTTCGCGAAATGAGCGAAGGTGAACTATTGCAAATAGAAAAAGCCAGAAGGCTTGATATTACCGAGGACATTTACTTTGAAATTATTCGTCAAAAAACGGCATCCCTCATAGCTTCCTGCTGTGGAACTGGTGCTGCTTCTGTTACTAAAGATCAAGAGACTATTGACAAAATGATAGCTTTTGGTGAAGCCCTTGGAATTGCTTTTCAAATAAAGGACGACCTTTTTGACTACGAAACCGAAGCTAAAACTGGTAAGCCAACAGGTATTGATATTAAGGAGCAAAAAATGACTTTGCCCTTGATTTATGCTCTGCAGAACTCTTCAAAAAAGGATAAGCGCTTTATGATAAATGTGGTAAAGCGCCATAATAGAGATCGCAAAAAAGTGGAGCAGGTGATGCAAATGGTAAAAACCACTGGAGGTATGGATTACGCTACTTCCAGGATGAATGAGTATCATAAAAAAGCATTAGACATTCTATCTGAATTTCCTGAAGGCATAGCCAAAGATTCTCTACAAAAGCTTACCTACTACGTAATTTCACGAACTAAGTAG